One stretch of Eupeodes corollae chromosome 2, idEupCoro1.1, whole genome shotgun sequence DNA includes these proteins:
- the LOC129944378 gene encoding survival motor neuron protein, with product MSVMNPTDWDDTLLVKAYESSLKLAQEELARRIARATNGKKTPSNSLKETAASATAEQEPTACTSNSKPYDDENPSFIIGDYARATYDDGVDYEGKIIAMNEEQGTCRICYIGYENEQEVRICDLVPSWGKKARRMQYNRAKQESETNEAAPSGSDHKKTNKPQFPMAPNGFPIGAIPPPPPMPPMLGQGQCENSEHLSAMLMSWYMSGYYTGIYQGMQMAKTNSKQQKK from the exons ATGAGTGTG ATGAATCCAACTGATTGGGACGATACACTCTTGGTCAAGGCCTACGAAAGCTCTCTTAAATTGGCCCAAGAAGAATTGGCACGCCGCATCGCACGAGCAACGAATGGCAAGAAAACACCATCAAATTCCCTTAAAGAAACGGCTGCTTCTGCCACTGCTGAACAAGAGCCCACTGCGTGCACATCCAATTCCAAGCCATACGATGACGAAAATCCAAGTTTTATTATCGGTGACTATGCCAGAGCAACATATGACGATGGAGTCGACTATGAGGGAAAGATTATTGCCATGAACGAAGAGCAAGGGACTTGTCGAATTTGCTATATTGGCTACGAGAATGAGCAAGAAGTTCGCATCTGCGATTTGGTTCCATCGTGGGGAAAGAAAGCCCGTCGTATGCAGTACAATCGGGCTAAACAAGAATCGGAAACAAACGAGGCTGCACCTAGCGGCAGCGACCATAAGAAAACCAACAAACCGCAGTTTCCCATGGCTCCCAATGGATTTCCCATTGGAGCCATTCCTCCCCCACCACCTATGCCTCCGATGCTAGGTCAAGGACAGTGCGAAAACTCAGAACACCTCTCTGCCATGTTGATGTCCTGGTATATGAGTGGTTATTATACAGGAATATATCAGGGCATGCAAATGGCCAAAACAAATTCCAAGCAGCAGAAGAAGTAG
- the LOC129944373 gene encoding LOW QUALITY PROTEIN: katanin p60 ATPase-containing subunit A-like 2 (The sequence of the model RefSeq protein was modified relative to this genomic sequence to represent the inferred CDS: substituted 1 base at 1 genomic stop codon), producing MSKEEDVRSAGKRHRNILYLIERYLKDNGLYDTCECLKNEARLQNDYEICDNIDLDSIYLEYASFYQVKFGKNPKIVKKISTIMNVKLNNYAKKHHRPLTSSKAKLEESPHKNEPFNESLQIKQIPNTNTQEITVNPVEYGIQINLEKDFLVDGWKDVEQYVKLTIVNKDLGFRWKDVFGNSKAVDTIKEAVIVPLKHPELFSGNLKPWKSLLLHGPPGKFIIQPIMIFPYAYHFYXFSGGGKTLLARVLCSETKGQITFFNVTSSCITSKWRGESEKIIKILFSYAKMRAPSVIFLDEIDAFTSNRDRASDNEASKRFKNEFLQLLDGLEDNNSSIFVLASTNIPWDIDPAFLRRFEKKILISLPLSDERYSMIEYFLQNSKTYPVDLLKELTTLSEGFTGDQIRLACKEAAMNQIRNITNQNPQVKQVTSDDLRQAFKVIKPIDEKLVQKHVAWYNLNGS from the exons atgtcaaaagag gaGGATGTACGTTCAGCAGGAAAAAGACACcgtaatattttgtatcttatcGAGAGATATCTTAAGGACAATGGATTGTATGATACTTGCGAGTGTCTCAAAAATGAAGCTCGACTTCAAAACGACTATGAAATTTGTGACAATATTGATTTGGATTCGATATATTTGGAATATGCGAGCTTTTATCAAGTTAAGTTCGGAAAGAATCCGAAAATCGTTAAGAAGATATCAACAATTATGAacgtaaaattaaacaattatgcTAAGAAACATCATCGTCCTCTTACTAGCAGTAAGGCCAAATTAGAAGAATCCCCACACAAAAACGAACCATTTAATGAGAGTTTGCAAATTAAGCAAATACCCAATACGAACACTCAGGAAATAACGGTTAATCCAGTTGAATATGGCATTCAAATAAATCTCGAGAAAGATTTTTTAGTGGATGGATGGAAGGATGTGGAACAATATGTTAAACT aacaatAGTTAATAAAGACCTTGGTTTTCGGTGGAAAGATGTATTTGGAAATAGTAAAGCTGTAGACACCATTAAAGAGGCAGTAATCGTGCCTCTCAAACATCCTGAATTATTCTCCGGAAATCTGAAGCCTTGGAAGTCTTTACTTCTGCATGGACCACCAGGAAAGTTTATCATACAACCAATTATGATATTTCCGTAtgcttatcatttttattaattttcaggTGGGggaaaaacattactcgcaagAGTTCTTTGTTCGGAAACTAAAGGacagatcaccttttttaaTGTAACTTCAAGTTGCATAACATCAAAATGGCGAGGGGAAtcagaaaaaataatcaaa ATTCTATTTAGTTATGCAAAAATGCGTGCACCATCTGTGATTTTTCTAGATGAAATTGATGCTTTCACCTCAAACCGTGATCGAGCTTCAGACAATGAAGCATCAAAGCGTTTTAAAAACGAATTCTTACAACTTCTCGATGGCTTAGAAGATAACAACAGCTCGATTTTCGTGCTTGCAAGCACGAATATACCATG GGATATCGATCCGGCATTTCTTCggcgttttgagaaaaaaattctcATTTCGTTACCTTTAAGTGACGAAAGGTACTCAATGATTgagtattttcttcaaaattcaaaaacatatccAGTTGACTTGTTGAAGGAGTTGACAACATTAAGTGAAGGGTTTACAG GTGATCAAATCCGACTTGCTTGCAAGGAAGCTGCAATGAATCAAATTCGAAACATAACCAACCAGAACCCACAAGTAAAGCAAGTAACCTCTGATGATCTACGACAAGCTTTCAAAGTCATTAAACCCATAGACGAAAAACTAGTCCAAAAGCATGTTGCTTGGTATAATTTAAACGGATCCTAg